One region of Eupeodes corollae chromosome 1, idEupCoro1.1, whole genome shotgun sequence genomic DNA includes:
- the LOC129943323 gene encoding U-Kazal-Dg21.2-like isoform X2 gives MKVLVISLLLLVIVNLSTSQELVQNKPGRCDIFVRCSSVEEPVWTTTDNKSCKVYRNGCYLMTANCNRIGTNQPARDIGKEKCQKLCKSSCVNHNNVKPICGSYNDQKRNFRSQCEMDNLNCATGKTFSLFREGPCPL, from the exons ATGAAGGTTTTAGTAATTTCGTTATTGTTGCTTGTGATTGTCAATCTGAGTACTTCTCAAGAATTAGTACAAAATAAACCTGGTCGATGTGATATATTCGTTAGGTGTTCATCTGTGGAGGAACCAGTATGGACAACAACGGACAATAAATCCTGTAAAGTTTATCGAAATGGATGTTATTTAATGACAGCTAATTGTAACCGTATTGGTACCAACCAACCAg CCCGAGATATTGgaaaagagaaatgtcaaaagctgTGTAAATCATCTTGTGTAAACCACAATAATGTCAAACCCATTTGTGGCTCCTACAATGATCAAAAACGCAATTTCAGAAGTCAATGTGAAATGGATAATTTAAATTGTGCCACTGGAAAAA cTTTTAGTCTCTTCAGGGAAGGACCGTGCCCACTGTAA
- the LOC129943323 gene encoding U-Kazal-Dg21.2-like isoform X1, translating into MKVLVISLLLLVIVNLSTSQELVQNKPGRCDIFVRCSSVEEPVWTTTDNKSCKVYRNGCYLMTANCNRIGTNQPEARDIGKEKCQKLCKSSCVNHNNVKPICGSYNDQKRNFRSQCEMDNLNCATGKTFSLFREGPCPL; encoded by the exons ATGAAGGTTTTAGTAATTTCGTTATTGTTGCTTGTGATTGTCAATCTGAGTACTTCTCAAGAATTAGTACAAAATAAACCTGGTCGATGTGATATATTCGTTAGGTGTTCATCTGTGGAGGAACCAGTATGGACAACAACGGACAATAAATCCTGTAAAGTTTATCGAAATGGATGTTATTTAATGACAGCTAATTGTAACCGTATTGGTACCAACCAACCAg aaGCCCGAGATATTGgaaaagagaaatgtcaaaagctgTGTAAATCATCTTGTGTAAACCACAATAATGTCAAACCCATTTGTGGCTCCTACAATGATCAAAAACGCAATTTCAGAAGTCAATGTGAAATGGATAATTTAAATTGTGCCACTGGAAAAA cTTTTAGTCTCTTCAGGGAAGGACCGTGCCCACTGTAA
- the LOC129943322 gene encoding U-Kazal-Dg21.2-like, producing MKCSLFLVFLLIHLCTLLFGDSQAEGQKRCNIAYKCSTIPKPVWTTTNGLSCEVFRNQCYLNNENCQRVNRDEPEAREIDEDKCRDLCKSAPPCPTEDHPVCGYYEDERKTFPSECDMKKYVCETAKTFDLLAVGKCKG from the exons ATGAAGTGTtcattgtttttagtttttttgttgatacaCTTGTGTACTCTTTTATTCGGTGATTCCCAAGCAGAGGGGCAAAAACGCTGTAACATAGCTTATAAGTGTTCTACGATACCTAAACCAGTATGGACCACTACCAATGGCTTGAGCTGTGAGGTATTTAGGAATCAATGCTATCTGAATAATGAAAACTGCCAGCGTGTGAACAGAGATGAACCAG AAGCCCGTGAAATAGATGAGGACAAATGTCGAGATCTATGCAAATCCGCTCCACCATGCCCGACAGAGGATCACCCAGTTTGTGGGTACTACGAAGATGAGCGGAAAACTTTTCCAAGCGAGTGTGATATGAAGAAATACGTTTGTGAGACCGCAAAGA CTTTTGATCTATTGGCTGTTGGCAAGTGTAAGGGTTAA